A stretch of Xenopus laevis strain J_2021 chromosome 8S, Xenopus_laevis_v10.1, whole genome shotgun sequence DNA encodes these proteins:
- the LOC108699880 gene encoding uncharacterized protein LOC108699880 isoform X2 → MVAEKLESQDTGMEKILSALLSPQPHVVQHAVEQIMCAVQTNRKELADMLMKGERCKEYMDTLCRLLDSSDIRLCSNVSYILGTVAEDQAIAVTLVELAEASQNWDLLARLGAMLLWDDTEAVMNSAGALGTLAETSNGRRWLLCSSKSDFIIENITALLSSPNDWTASNCALVLARISMSQEGCSRLLGHPQSDSILQRLISSLRADEAGCGLNAAFALGRLCDTDVGRMRVLSLPEANAMVAALGEMMSAEDEGGSSNACFALTCLATDKVGHQYILLNRNFSQILDTLCRLLQSEEQESCWFAAMTLKVLSSRPKGVIRLRQHQLLEAVLKKVVCSHDTGKEVLEEAEQTLKNLQCLPQPAAPQAKLLDSGSVWVSWEGHKAESSFPVTYRLYDGERLLYCGPACSFQAPQGKPGQEYHLVVVMETEVDQSQDSPVTVLLMEDPLPSSPQDFKVIGRTATQIKLCWSPPVDCGATIKYYIVYREDVVIETTSELSCIAGGLSPSTKYKFSVSACTSTGHSQKVCLVVKTMDNGDHAPCKLNLCVIGRSEIFITWDGPKVPLGRFFNYELCLNGKPVYLGTERSYTARRLVPNMEYTCTVCAITSEGRYESRPVTKRTAKDEYIRLCRGHTTNGTNHVSIHSAASDCLTKAWPIKTQLGSRQTSRTKDKKVNASKSRRDSILSWTTESSDGAESSTKPDAHDDAISPQPGKKIQQNKFGPERSASSQGKRAQVYAKGNVRCSIKLAKQSLAKGSDTAVASSVSSDNRKLQSEMGLRPVPVASLCSLTPESLLLQRAKTDIDLTWHPLTNAQDKGMREDLGEVNKDMSQRKTLQAIRDPLLRFRNRNQAHNSWESTGSLKAGEGTLHRSGAPTTNTEEKSRQKLEAKSPMSKDVLVAQLDGLLNSSHPAFSRLSQEPDQQQNLGRKPVKSVKGYRIRGCLPENIQKGTLALVGYAGTGVPRPLAQHNQLIQ, encoded by the exons ATGGTGGCAGAAAAGCTGGAGAGTCAAGACACCGGCATGGAGAAGATACTGTCTGCTTTGCTCTCCCCTCAGCCCCATGTGGTTCAGCATGCGGTGGAGCAGATAATGTGTGCAGTGCAGACCAACCGCAAGGAGCTGGCTGACATGCTAATGAAGGGTGAAAGATGTAAGGAATACATGGACACCCTGTGCCGCCTGCTGGACTCTTCTGATATCAG GCTGTGCAGTAATGTATCATACATCCTGGGCACTGTCGCTGAAGACCAAGCCATTGCTGTAACCTTGGTGGAACTGGCAGAAGCCTCACAGAACTGGGATTTGTTGGCAAGACTTGGAGCCATGCTGCTGTGGGACGATACAGAAGCCGTAATGAATTCTGCCGGAGCCCTGGGAACTCTA GCAGAGACAAGCAATGGGCGCCGCTGGCTCCTCTGCTCCTCCAAGTCAGATTTTATCATTGAGAATATTACAGCCCTGCTGAGCTCTCCCAATGACTGGACAGCAAGTAACTGTGCCCTGGTGCTGGCCCGGATCTCCATGAGTCAGGAGGGCTGCTCCCGGCTCCTCGGTCACCCCCAATCAGACAGTATCCTGCAGAGGCTGATATCATCCCTGCGTGCAGATGAGGCAG gatgtGGCCTGAATGCAGCATTTGCCCTGGGGCGCCTCTGTGATACAGACGTGGGGAGGATGAGGGTGCTGAGTCTGCCAGAGGCCAATGCGATG GTGGCTGCCCTGGGGGAAATGATGTCGGCAGAGGATGAAGGGGGCAGCAGCAATGCCTGCTTTGCACTGACTTGCCTCGCCACTGACAAAGTTGGGCACCAGTACATTCTACTAAACCGAAACTTCTCCCAGATTCTCGACACGCTGTGCCGCCTGCTGCAGTCAGAAGAGCAGGAATCCTGCTGGTTTGCAGCTAT GACACTGAAGGTTTTATCCAGCCGGCCAAAGGGGGTTATTAGACTGCGCCAGCATCAGCTATTGGAAGCAGTGCTGAAG AAAGTAGTCTGCTCCCATGACACGGGGAAGGAAGTGCTGGAAGAGGCAGAGCAGACGTTAAAGAATCTTCAGTGTCTCCCCCAACCTGCTGCCCCCCAAGCGAAGCTCCTAGACTCAGGATCGGTGTGGGTCAGCTGGGAGGGTCATAAGGCAGAAAGCAGCTTTCCAGTTACATACAG ACTGTACGATGGAGAAAGGCTTCTATACTGTGGCCCAGCCTGCTCCTTTCAAGCCCCTCAGGGCAAACCTGGCCAAGAGTATCACCTGGTGGTTGTCATGGAGACTGAAGTGGACCAGAGCCAAGACAGTCCTGTTACTGTATTGTTGATGGAAGACCCGCTACCCAGCAGCCCACAAGACTTCAAAGTTATTGGCCGAACAGCCACACAAATAAAGCTATGCTGGTCCCCTCCAGTAGACTGTGGTGCCACCATAAAATACTACATAGTGTATCGGGAGGATGTGGTGATTGAGACAACCTCTGAGCTAAGCTGCATAGCAGGAGGCCTGTCCCCGAGCACCAAGTACAAATTCAGTGTAAGTGCTTGCACATCAACAGGCCATAGCCAAAAGGTATGTTTGGTTGTGAAAACAATGGACAATGGAGACCATGCTCCATGCAAACTCAATCTGTGTGTCATTGGCCGAAGTGAGATTTTCATCACTTGGGATGGTCCCAAAGTTCCTCTTGGTAGGTTCTTCAACTATGAACTGTGTTTGAATGGGAAACCGGTTTACTTGGGCACAGAGCGCTCTTATACTGCCCGTCGCCTGGTTCCCAACATGGAGTACACCTGCACTGTCTGCGCCATCACCAGCGAAGGACGATATGAGAGCCGTCCGGTCACTAAGCGCACTGCCAAAGATGAATACATCAGACTTTGCAG GGGCCACACTACAAATGGAACCAATCATGTCAGTATCCATTCGGCAGCAAGTGACTGCCTAACCAAGGCTTGGCCTATAAAAACACAGCTTGGGAGCCGGCAAACCAGCAGAACTAAAGACAAGAAGGTCAACGCTTCAAAATCCAG AAGAGACTCCATCCTCTCATGGACTACAGAATCCAGCGATGGTGCAGAAAGTTCAACCAAG CCCGATGCTCATGATGATGCCATCAGTCCGCAGCCAGGGAAAAAGATCCAACAGAACAAGTTTGGCCCTGAGAGATCTGCATCAAGTCAAGGCAAAAGAGCCCAAGTATATGCCAAGGGGAATGTTCGGTGCTCCATTAAG ctggccaaacagagcctggcAAAAGGATCCGATACGGCAGTAGCTTCCTCAGTTTCGTCAGACAATAGAAAGCTGCAGAGTGAAATGGGTTTGCGTCCCGTACCTGTAGCTTCGCTTTGCAGCCTGACGCCAGAGTCACTCCTGCTGCAGCGAGCCAAGACGGATATTGATCTCACGTGGCATCCACTGACAAATGCTCAAGATAAGGGAAT GCGAGAGGATCTGGGAGAAGTGAATAAGGATATGAGCCAGAGGAAGACATTACAGGCCATAAGAG ATCCGCTGCTCAGATTTAGGAACAGAAACCAGGCACATAATTCTTGGGAAAGTACTGGATCTCTGAAGGCTGGAGAAGGAACGCTGCACAGATCTGGTGCTCCCACTACCAACACAGAAGAAAAGAGTCGCCAGAAGCTGGAGGCTAAAAGCCCGATGAGTAAAGATGTACTCGTTGCACAGTTGGATG GGTTACTGAACAGCAGTCATCCCGCCTTCTCTCGGCTCTCTCAGGAACCTGATCAGCAGCAAAACTTGGGGAGAAAACCAGTGAAGTCAGTCAAAGGCTACAG GATACGAGGGTGCCTCCcagaaaatattcagaagggCACTTTGGCTTTAGTAGGATATGCAGGTACTGGCGTCCCCCGTCCCCTGGCCCAGCACAATCAGCTTATCCAGTAG
- the LOC108699880 gene encoding uncharacterized protein LOC108699880 isoform X1 produces MVAEKLESQDTGMEKILSALLSPQPHVVQHAVEQIMCAVQTNRKELADMLMKGERCKEYMDTLCRLLDSSDIRLCSNVSYILGTVAEDQAIAVTLVELAEASQNWDLLARLGAMLLWDDTEAVMNSAGALGTLAETSNGRRWLLCSSKSDFIIENITALLSSPNDWTASNCALVLARISMSQEGCSRLLGHPQSDSILQRLISSLRADEAGCGLNAAFALGRLCDTDVGRMRVLSLPEANAMVAALGEMMSAEDEGGSSNACFALTCLATDKVGHQYILLNRNFSQILDTLCRLLQSEEQESCWFAAMTLKVLSSRPKGVIRLRQHQLLEAVLKKVVCSHDTGKEVLEEAEQTLKNLQCLPQPAAPQAKLLDSGSVWVSWEGHKAESSFPVTYRLYDGERLLYCGPACSFQAPQGKPGQEYHLVVVMETEVDQSQDSPVTVLLMEDPLPSSPQDFKVIGRTATQIKLCWSPPVDCGATIKYYIVYREDVVIETTSELSCIAGGLSPSTKYKFSVSACTSTGHSQKVCLVVKTMDNGDHAPCKLNLCVIGRSEIFITWDGPKVPLGRFFNYELCLNGKPVYLGTERSYTARRLVPNMEYTCTVCAITSEGRYESRPVTKRTAKDEYIRLCRGHTTNGTNHVSIHSAASDCLTKAWPIKTQLGSRQTSRTKDKKVNASKSRRDSILSWTTESSDGAESSTKPDAHDDAISPQPGKKIQQNKFGPERSASSQGKRAQVYAKGNVRCSIKLAKQSLAKGSDTAVASSVSSDNRKLQSEMGLRPVPVASLCSLTPESLLLQRAKTDIDLTWHPLTNAQDKGMREDLGEVNKDMSQRKTLQAIRADPLLRFRNRNQAHNSWESTGSLKAGEGTLHRSGAPTTNTEEKSRQKLEAKSPMSKDVLVAQLDGLLNSSHPAFSRLSQEPDQQQNLGRKPVKSVKGYRIRGCLPENIQKGTLALVGYAGTGVPRPLAQHNQLIQ; encoded by the exons ATGGTGGCAGAAAAGCTGGAGAGTCAAGACACCGGCATGGAGAAGATACTGTCTGCTTTGCTCTCCCCTCAGCCCCATGTGGTTCAGCATGCGGTGGAGCAGATAATGTGTGCAGTGCAGACCAACCGCAAGGAGCTGGCTGACATGCTAATGAAGGGTGAAAGATGTAAGGAATACATGGACACCCTGTGCCGCCTGCTGGACTCTTCTGATATCAG GCTGTGCAGTAATGTATCATACATCCTGGGCACTGTCGCTGAAGACCAAGCCATTGCTGTAACCTTGGTGGAACTGGCAGAAGCCTCACAGAACTGGGATTTGTTGGCAAGACTTGGAGCCATGCTGCTGTGGGACGATACAGAAGCCGTAATGAATTCTGCCGGAGCCCTGGGAACTCTA GCAGAGACAAGCAATGGGCGCCGCTGGCTCCTCTGCTCCTCCAAGTCAGATTTTATCATTGAGAATATTACAGCCCTGCTGAGCTCTCCCAATGACTGGACAGCAAGTAACTGTGCCCTGGTGCTGGCCCGGATCTCCATGAGTCAGGAGGGCTGCTCCCGGCTCCTCGGTCACCCCCAATCAGACAGTATCCTGCAGAGGCTGATATCATCCCTGCGTGCAGATGAGGCAG gatgtGGCCTGAATGCAGCATTTGCCCTGGGGCGCCTCTGTGATACAGACGTGGGGAGGATGAGGGTGCTGAGTCTGCCAGAGGCCAATGCGATG GTGGCTGCCCTGGGGGAAATGATGTCGGCAGAGGATGAAGGGGGCAGCAGCAATGCCTGCTTTGCACTGACTTGCCTCGCCACTGACAAAGTTGGGCACCAGTACATTCTACTAAACCGAAACTTCTCCCAGATTCTCGACACGCTGTGCCGCCTGCTGCAGTCAGAAGAGCAGGAATCCTGCTGGTTTGCAGCTAT GACACTGAAGGTTTTATCCAGCCGGCCAAAGGGGGTTATTAGACTGCGCCAGCATCAGCTATTGGAAGCAGTGCTGAAG AAAGTAGTCTGCTCCCATGACACGGGGAAGGAAGTGCTGGAAGAGGCAGAGCAGACGTTAAAGAATCTTCAGTGTCTCCCCCAACCTGCTGCCCCCCAAGCGAAGCTCCTAGACTCAGGATCGGTGTGGGTCAGCTGGGAGGGTCATAAGGCAGAAAGCAGCTTTCCAGTTACATACAG ACTGTACGATGGAGAAAGGCTTCTATACTGTGGCCCAGCCTGCTCCTTTCAAGCCCCTCAGGGCAAACCTGGCCAAGAGTATCACCTGGTGGTTGTCATGGAGACTGAAGTGGACCAGAGCCAAGACAGTCCTGTTACTGTATTGTTGATGGAAGACCCGCTACCCAGCAGCCCACAAGACTTCAAAGTTATTGGCCGAACAGCCACACAAATAAAGCTATGCTGGTCCCCTCCAGTAGACTGTGGTGCCACCATAAAATACTACATAGTGTATCGGGAGGATGTGGTGATTGAGACAACCTCTGAGCTAAGCTGCATAGCAGGAGGCCTGTCCCCGAGCACCAAGTACAAATTCAGTGTAAGTGCTTGCACATCAACAGGCCATAGCCAAAAGGTATGTTTGGTTGTGAAAACAATGGACAATGGAGACCATGCTCCATGCAAACTCAATCTGTGTGTCATTGGCCGAAGTGAGATTTTCATCACTTGGGATGGTCCCAAAGTTCCTCTTGGTAGGTTCTTCAACTATGAACTGTGTTTGAATGGGAAACCGGTTTACTTGGGCACAGAGCGCTCTTATACTGCCCGTCGCCTGGTTCCCAACATGGAGTACACCTGCACTGTCTGCGCCATCACCAGCGAAGGACGATATGAGAGCCGTCCGGTCACTAAGCGCACTGCCAAAGATGAATACATCAGACTTTGCAG GGGCCACACTACAAATGGAACCAATCATGTCAGTATCCATTCGGCAGCAAGTGACTGCCTAACCAAGGCTTGGCCTATAAAAACACAGCTTGGGAGCCGGCAAACCAGCAGAACTAAAGACAAGAAGGTCAACGCTTCAAAATCCAG AAGAGACTCCATCCTCTCATGGACTACAGAATCCAGCGATGGTGCAGAAAGTTCAACCAAG CCCGATGCTCATGATGATGCCATCAGTCCGCAGCCAGGGAAAAAGATCCAACAGAACAAGTTTGGCCCTGAGAGATCTGCATCAAGTCAAGGCAAAAGAGCCCAAGTATATGCCAAGGGGAATGTTCGGTGCTCCATTAAG ctggccaaacagagcctggcAAAAGGATCCGATACGGCAGTAGCTTCCTCAGTTTCGTCAGACAATAGAAAGCTGCAGAGTGAAATGGGTTTGCGTCCCGTACCTGTAGCTTCGCTTTGCAGCCTGACGCCAGAGTCACTCCTGCTGCAGCGAGCCAAGACGGATATTGATCTCACGTGGCATCCACTGACAAATGCTCAAGATAAGGGAAT GCGAGAGGATCTGGGAGAAGTGAATAAGGATATGAGCCAGAGGAAGACATTACAGGCCATAAGAG CAGATCCGCTGCTCAGATTTAGGAACAGAAACCAGGCACATAATTCTTGGGAAAGTACTGGATCTCTGAAGGCTGGAGAAGGAACGCTGCACAGATCTGGTGCTCCCACTACCAACACAGAAGAAAAGAGTCGCCAGAAGCTGGAGGCTAAAAGCCCGATGAGTAAAGATGTACTCGTTGCACAGTTGGATG GGTTACTGAACAGCAGTCATCCCGCCTTCTCTCGGCTCTCTCAGGAACCTGATCAGCAGCAAAACTTGGGGAGAAAACCAGTGAAGTCAGTCAAAGGCTACAG GATACGAGGGTGCCTCCcagaaaatattcagaagggCACTTTGGCTTTAGTAGGATATGCAGGTACTGGCGTCCCCCGTCCCCTGGCCCAGCACAATCAGCTTATCCAGTAG